The following is a genomic window from Methanobrevibacter sp..
TGCTACAGCTCCAGAGTTTTCAAATGCAACGTGCATGAATGGAATTTCCCATGAAGTTTCAGGGTATGGGGTGGTCATAACTTCAAGACAACCAGTAGCAGAAATAGCTACAGTATTTTTGCCTAATGTATTAAGAGCTAATTTTACACCAATTGATGCTCCACAGCCTGCACAGCCTCTGTGTCCCGGTGCTAATAAATCTTTATCTGGTATATCCATGTCTATTCCTCCTTAAGTCCAATCCATGTAACCTCTTGTTCAGGTGATTTGGTTTTCTCATAAATTTCCAAGATATAATCTGGAGTTATGTCTCTTCCACCTAAACCTGCAATGAATCCATAGATTTCTTTATCAATTTTAACTTTCAAATCAGCATAGAGAGCTCCGCCAATTCCAAATGTGAAGTTTTTATCAATGACTGCTAGTTTTTCACAATCTTTAACAGCTTCTTTAATTTCTTCAACAGGGAATGGTCTGTATGCTCTAATTTTAAGCAAACCTACTTTTTCGCCTTTTTCTCTTAATTCATCCACCATTACTCTAAGAGTACTGCAAAGTGAACCCATTGCAACAAAGATAATTTCTGCATCTTCGGTTTTGTATGTTTCAATAAGACCATATTCTCTTCCGAAGATTTCTGCAAATTCATCACAAGTTTTCTGAATTACTTCAACTGAGTTATTCATTGCAATTTCCATGTCATGTCTTGCTTCGGTATAGTACTGAGGATCAGCAAAGTTACCTATTGACATTGGTTCATTCGGATCAATGAAGCAGTGTTCTGGAACATATTTAGGTAAAAATTTATCCACACTTTCTTGATCCGGAATTTCTACAGGCTCTACGGTGTGAGTTAAAATAAATCCGTCTAAACATATCATTGATGGAAGTAAAACATCAGAATTTTCTGATATCTTATAAGCCATTAAAGTAGCATCTAATGCTTCCTGAGCATTTTCAACATAAATTTGCAACC
Proteins encoded in this region:
- the porA gene encoding pyruvate synthase subunit PorA — translated: MIKEVMTANKAVAEAVRLAKPQVIPVYPITPQTTISEYLAQYVADEKIDAKYVKVESEHSAISAAVGASGAGVRVFTATSSQGLMLMHEILYAAAGMRTPIVLANANRAISAPLNIWNDQQDSIAQRDAGWLQIYVENAQEALDATLMAYKISENSDVLLPSMICLDGFILTHTVEPVEIPDQESVDKFLPKYVPEHCFIDPNEPMSIGNFADPQYYTEARHDMEIAMNNSVEVIQKTCDEFAEIFGREYGLIETYKTEDAEIIFVAMGSLCSTLRVMVDELREKGEKVGLLKIRAYRPFPVEEIKEAVKDCEKLAVIDKNFTFGIGGALYADLKVKIDKEIYGFIAGLGGRDITPDYILEIYEKTKSPEQEVTWIGLKEE